ATACTTATGGAACCTCTAGATTGGAATTGAACGCTACTGCAGATATCATCAATATTAATATGGAAGAAATAAGTTCAGGAGACTTCAACCTCGCCAGTGATTCTCTCAATTTGACTTTAAAGGACCGTATAGATGTGAAAATTTACGCGACCGGCGCGACGAATACCCTTTATATGTATAAGAATGCATCTGCTAAAATGGAAGGTTCCGCAGATTTTTTAATGGCTAAATTATATGGAGATAGTAGTCTAAAAGCAGAAAAGTTAGAGACAACAAAAACCGTATTGATTTCTGAGGATTCACCTAAAGCCCAGGTAAACGTACTAGAAGATTTTCAATTATCCTCTCGCGGATCTTCAAGAATCAGTTTATTTGGTAATCCAAAAATTACCATTCTAGACTTTTTGGATACTTCTCAACTGAACAAGGAAGTGGATTAATTAGCTATTGGGGCCGTCATCAAATGTTCAGGTATTCCAAAACCATCCACCAAAGAATTCATATGTGGTCTAAGTTCTGTACAAAGCCGTTCTACCCTTTGTCGGATCGCTTTGGATTTTGTACTTCCTAAATAGCCTTGTTCCAAATACCAAGACGCATCTTTACGAATCTCATGGAGAGCATAAAGAGTACCCAACTTCTCAAAAAGCACTCTATTTTTGGCATCGGGAATATTCTCGGTATACGACGTGTAGGTGTTATAGGCCAGCTCGGTACTATATGCCTTCCCTAGCTCTAGTAAATGCGTTTGAACTTTTAAAAATGCCTGATAGGATGGTATTCCTTTCTTTATATATCCCCTAATCCGCATTGCGAGGGTGTAAGTGAGTCTTCGCGTCCTATAATCGAAAGCATGTTTATGAAATTTTGGATTGTAAAGATGGGCAGCCTCCACCTTATTCGAATACATGGGATTTATATTCCCAAGTTTATCGCTCAACTGTTTTGCCAAAACTTTTAATACCGAAGAAAATCCTGCGCTATTGAACTCTGCCTTAAAATCCGACAGCACTCCCTTTGCCGCCAATTGTAAAAGCACATTGTTATCACCTTCAAAGGTGGTGAAAATATCCACGTCACCCTTTAGGTCTGCGATGCGGTTCTCTAAGAGATAGCCTTTGCCACCGCAAGCTTCCCTACATTCTTGAATTGTTGAATTGGCATACCAGGTGATGATAGACTTTAATCCCGCTACCTGCGTTTCAACCTGTCGCTTATCGGGTTGGGTGTCGTCGCAATAGACTTCCATCATTTTATCCAGCGCAACATGATAAACATAGGCACTAGCCACTAAAGGCGTCAAGCGTAATTGATGGGTCGGGTAATCCATCAACAAATCCTCTTGTATTTTAACGCTATCATTGAACTGTCTTCTTTTCAAGGCATGTTTTATGGCCACGGCAAGTGCCATCTTCGCCCCTCCTAAACCTGCTCTTGCTACGCATATTCTGCCGCCGACCAGGGTCCCCAACATGGTAAAAAAGCGCTTGTTCGGATTTTTGATATCGGACTGATACTTGCCTTCTGGCGTTATATCTCCATATTTATTCAAAAGGTTTTCCCTGGGTACTGCTACTTGATTAAACCATATTTTGCCGTTATCAACCCCGTTGAGTCCCAACTTATAACCATTATCCTCAACAGTAACTCCTTGAAGTAATTGATGATTTTCGTCGCGTAATGGAACTAGAATTGCATGGACACCCTCATTTTTACCATCAACAATAAGCTGTGCAAATACCGAAGCCATTGTTGCATGCAGGGCATTGCCTATATATTCCTTGTTGTCATTTTTGCCCGGTGTGTGGACTATTATTTGCTCGGTTGTCTTGTCATAGGTGGCAGTAGTATTGATTCCCCTAACATTGGACCCGTGACCTGTTTCCGTCATTGCAAAGCATCCCAACAATTCGGCTGTACCCGTTTTGCTCAAAAAAGCATTGTGATGTTTTTTGGTGCCCAGTTTTTGGATGCTTCCACCGAATAGTCCAAATTGCACCCCGAACTTTATAGTCAGACTTCCATCCACGTACATCATGTTTTCAAATATCGTCGCATAACTCTCCATATCCTCCATGCCCCCATAGGCCTCAGGATAGGCCATGGCTCCGTAGCCTTTTTGAGCCAAAAATTTAACTTGGTTTAAAACTATTTCCCTAAACTCCTCCTTATTTCG
This sequence is a window from Maribacter aestuarii. Protein-coding genes within it:
- a CDS encoding GIN domain-containing protein is translated as MKRVVVLTVLMFLGLQTFAQRKPKIKGNKNVVEVRENLPAFNAIQLHDDLEIVLQKSSNEGYALEADDNLIDVLKFKVTDSMLIISSFYNITAKKKLNITVYYTELDALTMRNGEISMKDVISTDKLDVNTYGTSRLELNATADIININMEEISSGDFNLASDSLNLTLKDRIDVKIYATGATNTLYMYKNASAKMEGSADFLMAKLYGDSSLKAEKLETTKTVLISEDSPKAQVNVLEDFQLSSRGSSRISLFGNPKITILDFLDTSQLNKEVD
- a CDS encoding acyl-CoA dehydrogenase; protein product: MKKNIYPPGILQYVPIFYVIWSDDLLSTSEINVVEKAIKEDSSLDSDHRKILNSWLKVENPPSSTEFKQWSQLISASKVRLIESEIYPLATFSQKVVCTYHEVCPFNEYLKEIEINLGIQPNHYNHLFDVEVVHVSSSKFYNPQEIDTLLKGKHANVVDGFRSVLKNPIFDWDVHRNKEEFREIVLNQVKFLAQKGYGAMAYPEAYGGMEDMESYATIFENMMYVDGSLTIKFGVQFGLFGGSIQKLGTKKHHNAFLSKTGTAELLGCFAMTETGHGSNVRGINTTATYDKTTEQIIVHTPGKNDNKEYIGNALHATMASVFAQLIVDGKNEGVHAILVPLRDENHQLLQGVTVEDNGYKLGLNGVDNGKIWFNQVAVPRENLLNKYGDITPEGKYQSDIKNPNKRFFTMLGTLVGGRICVARAGLGGAKMALAVAIKHALKRRQFNDSVKIQEDLLMDYPTHQLRLTPLVASAYVYHVALDKMMEVYCDDTQPDKRQVETQVAGLKSIITWYANSTIQECREACGGKGYLLENRIADLKGDVDIFTTFEGDNNVLLQLAAKGVLSDFKAEFNSAGFSSVLKVLAKQLSDKLGNINPMYSNKVEAAHLYNPKFHKHAFDYRTRRLTYTLAMRIRGYIKKGIPSYQAFLKVQTHLLELGKAYSTELAYNTYTSYTENIPDAKNRVLFEKLGTLYALHEIRKDASWYLEQGYLGSTKSKAIRQRVERLCTELRPHMNSLVDGFGIPEHLMTAPIAN